The Clostridiales bacterium region CCCCTGCCGCCTTTTTTGCGGGAGCTTTCTTTGCTACGGGCTTGTCCGCCGCCGCAGGCTTTTTCTCTGCGGGCTTTTTGGGCGCGGCGGCAGCAGTCGCTTTTTTAGCCGGGGCTTTCTTAGCCGCAGTGACTTCCCCCGCCGCCTTTTCCTCGGGCGCGGCGGCTTTTACCTCTGCCTTTTTCGCTTCGGGCTTTTTCGCCTCGACCTTTTTAGCCGCGGGGCTGTATAACAGTATCGCGCCCATGGGCGGAACGTCTATGCACAGCGAGTCGTCCTTGCCGTGGCTTGCGATCTTATCGGTCTTGTACTTAGCGCCCGACTGACCCCACTTGAAGATCTCGGTGCGGAGAAGCTCGGTGTACTCGCCCTCGTGCGCGCCGAAGCGGTAGCCTTCGTGCGGTACGGGCGAGAAGTTGATGATCGCGACCATGCGGTTATCGTCGTTGTCGCGGCGCTCGTACACGAGAATGTTTTGCAGGTAGTCGTCGGAAACCAGCCACTCGAAGCCCTTCCAGTCGTAGTCGATCTGGTGCATGGCGGGATAGTTCTTGTAAATGCCGTTGAGCGTGGAAACGAACTTTTTAAGGTCGGCGTGCGCCGGGTATTCGAGAAGATTCCAGTCGAGCTCTTTATTGAAGTTCCATTCGTTGAATTGACCGAGCTCCGCGCCCATGAACAATAATTTCTTGCCGGGGTGCGAGAACATATACGTGAGGAAGTTTCTCACGCTCGCGAACTTGACGTCGTAATCGCCCGGCATCTTGTTGATGAGCGAGCCTTTGCCGTACACGACCTCGTCGTGCGAGATGGGCAGAACGAAGTTCTCGGTGAACGCATATATCATAGAGAATGTGATCGTGTTGTGGTGGTACTTGCGGAATACGGGATCGACTTTAATGTACGACAGAGTGTCGTTCATCCAGCCCATGTTCCACTTGAAGTTGAAGCCGAGACCGCCCATGTCGACGGGGCGCGAAACGCCGCCCCACGCCGTGCTCTCCTCGGCGATCATGAGCGCCTTGGGGTACTTGGCGAACACTGCGGTGTTGAGTCTGCGGAGGAAGTCGACCGCTTCGAGGTTCTCGTTGCCGCCGTAGATATTGGGACGCCACTCGTACCTGCCGTAGTCGAGGTACAGCATACTTGCTACTGCGTCGACGCGAAGTCCGTCGATGTGGTACATATCGAGCCAGTAAAACGCGTTAGAGATAAGGAAGTTCCTTACCTCGTTGCGACCGTAGTCAAAGCAACGCGTGCCCCATTCCTTGTGCTCCATACGCAGCGGATCGCTGTGCTCGTAAAGCGGACCGCCGTCGAACTCGTACAGTCCGTCGCCGTTCTTGGGGAAGTGACCGGGTACCCAGTCGAGTATGACCGCGATACCGCAGGAGTGCATTTTGTTTACGAGGTACATGAAGTCCTCGGGCGTGCCGTAGCGCGAGGTCGGCG contains the following coding sequences:
- the glgB gene encoding 1,4-alpha-glucan branching protein GlgB, which encodes MDTKLIDAYHHGDCFDAYKYLGCHFDAKTGTAVFRVWSTRATSIAVIGDFNNWDINANRMTKITEAGIWEVTVKGVKLYDNYKFYIENGFSYPIYKCDPFAFHRETFEGTNAKVVDIEHFNWTDADYIKNKPDPYSAPMSVYEAHIASWRRYADGNTFDYRKFADEMSEYLKELGYTHLELMGVAEYPFDGSWGYQVTGYYAPTSRYGTPEDFMYLVNKMHSCGIAVILDWVPGHFPKNGDGLYEFDGGPLYEHSDPLRMEHKEWGTRCFDYGRNEVRNFLISNAFYWLDMYHIDGLRVDAVASMLYLDYGRYEWRPNIYGGNENLEAVDFLRRLNTAVFAKYPKALMIAEESTAWGGVSRPVDMGGLGFNFKWNMGWMNDTLSYIKVDPVFRKYHHNTITFSMIYAFTENFVLPISHDEVVYGKGSLINKMPGDYDVKFASVRNFLTYMFSHPGKKLLFMGAELGQFNEWNFNKELDWNLLEYPAHADLKKFVSTLNGIYKNYPAMHQIDYDWKGFEWLVSDDYLQNILVYERRDNDDNRMVAIINFSPVPHEGYRFGAHEGEYTELLRTEIFKWGQSGAKYKTDKIASHGKDDSLCIDVPPMGAILLYSPAAKKVEAKKPEAKKAEVKAAAPEEKAAGEVTAAKKAPAKKATAAAAPKKPAEKKPAAADKPVAKKAPAKKAAGETTAAKKPAAKKTTK